From Colias croceus chromosome 27, ilColCroc2.1, one genomic window encodes:
- the LOC123703855 gene encoding spherulin-2A-like yields MVKKYLILFCLFVLANGKISLDIETGTNADDVRVNYTGYDIHIITDPEISLFRINQKQLKEAVRRFYKVRPQNVYLKSPTPWNDLYKTNNWEQVKRILTVKSATLKENTKQTTIVLSQDFENLSNVTIKVNTALSQTVENTISTTWSTSNELTVSQEFDYDINVIFGKVAGTTAFSWTSTWGKDEEKSETQTIGATSSMETELKPGQSATAVLSGSRRELEVEIVYSATLRGNVAINFKKPFKSHHFYGPSINSVLDKAGLPTEFNVVENIKVGVFIDHSLKVFDKTTGQPL; encoded by the coding sequence ATggttaagaaatatttaatactattCTGCCTCTTCGTACTGGCAAATGGCAAAATAAGTTTAGACATAGAAACAGGAACGAACGCAGACGACGTCAGAGTGAACTACACGGGATACGACATTCACATTATAACCGATCCAGAAATCAGTTTATTCCGAATCAACCAGAAACAATTGAAGGAAGCGGTGCGCAGATTTTACAAGGTTCGACCACAGAATGTTTACTTAAAAAGTCCAACACCCTGGAACGATTTGTACAAAACGAACAACTGGGAACAAGTAAAGAGAATATTGACAGTGAAATCAGCTACGTTGAAGGAAAACACTAAACAAACGACGATCGTACTGTCGCAGGACTTCGAAAATCTGTCAAACGTGACCATCAAAGTGAACACAGCTTTAAGCCAGACGGTTGAAAACACAATTTCAACGACTTGGTCGACGAGTAATGAGTTGACCGTGTCTCAGGAGTTTGACTACGACATTAATGTCATTTTTGGAAAGGTGGCTGGTACCACTGCGTTCTCTTGGACATCTACTTGGGGTAAAGATGAAGAGAAGTCAGAAACACAAACAATCGGTGCTACAAGTTCTATGGAAACCGAACTGAAGCCTGGACAATCCGCCACTGCGGTGCTATCAGGAAGCAGACGGGAATTGGAAGTAGAAATTGTGTATTCAGCTACGCTAAGGGGAAACGTTGCTATAAATTTCAAGAAACCCTTCAAGAGCCACCACTTCTATGGACCGTCTATAAACAGCGTTCTTGATAAAGCTGGCTTACCAACCGAATTTAATGTAGTTGAAAACATTAAGGTTGGCGTGTTTATAGATCACTCGTTGAAAGTGTTTGATAAAACAACTGGTCAGCCTTTGTGA